In Gemmatimonadota bacterium, one genomic interval encodes:
- a CDS encoding permease, whose protein sequence is MNRTAAYSRAQQGIPVAQLGVDVRGAFITRTYTHLLGAILAFALIEIYLFQTGMAESIARVLLGGSWLIVLGGFIILSWIASHFAHSAQTRGGQYGALGLFVVGEAIIFTPLLYVADSMAPGVINSAATVTLLGFLGLTIVAFHTRKDFSFLGGLLRWGFICALVLIVASVLFGFHLGTIFTVAMIVLAGGAILYDTSNVLHHYPEDRHVGAALQLFASVALLFWYILQFFLSSRD, encoded by the coding sequence ATGAACAGGACGGCGGCCTATAGCAGGGCACAGCAAGGCATACCCGTCGCGCAACTGGGTGTCGACGTGCGCGGGGCTTTTATCACTCGTACCTACACCCATCTTCTCGGAGCGATCCTGGCATTCGCCCTGATCGAGATCTACCTGTTTCAGACCGGCATGGCGGAGTCGATCGCCCGCGTGCTGCTCGGCGGGTCCTGGCTCATCGTACTGGGCGGGTTCATCATCCTGAGCTGGATCGCGTCCCATTTCGCGCACAGTGCGCAGACCAGGGGCGGCCAGTACGGCGCGCTGGGACTGTTCGTCGTGGGCGAAGCCATTATCTTCACGCCGCTGCTCTACGTCGCCGATTCCATGGCGCCGGGCGTGATCAACAGCGCCGCCACGGTCACGCTCCTCGGTTTCCTCGGGTTGACGATCGTGGCATTTCATACGCGGAAGGACTTCTCCTTCCTCGGCGGACTGCTGCGGTGGGGGTTCATCTGCGCTCTCGTGCTGATCGTGGCCAGCGTGCTTTTCGGTTTCCACCTGGGTACGATCTTCACCGTGGCCATGATCGTACTGGCGGGCGGCGCGATCCTCTACGACACATCGAACGTCCTGCATCACTATCCGGAAGACCGGCACGTCGGCGCGGCGCTTCAACTCTTCGCCTCCGTAGCGCTCCTGTTCTGGTACATTCTGCAGTTCTTCCTGTCCTCGAGAGACTAG